TTTATATACACTTGGAGTCTCTTTGGAAGGCAAATAACAAACTGTGACTTTCACAGACCTGGTGCCTACATGAGGCTGCAGAACTGCAGATTGCTTTAGCACAGAGACTAATTTCTCATGAAGGCTACACAGTGGTTATCCTTTCAGGACATATGGTGAGAGTTTGACCAAGAGACCAGCTCAGATCTTAAGATTTCTACTTCCATgatggaaaactgaaaactgtATGTATTCCCTGACAGCTGATTGCTTGCAACAGAGGCAGTTTTAGCTTTCTATTGATGGACAAACTGTTTTCCTTCACCCTGAGCCTTGTTGTGGACCAGAAAGGAGAGAATTTGACTTCTggagcaattaaaaataaatcatcattCTCTAAATGGTGTGCGACTGCCTCTGTTTTCACAcattcttttctgatttttatgtttgtttggcttttctGCTGAAAAGTCATCTGGGAGTGATTAGTGAACACCAGGTGTGTTatccctccttcccacagcaATTGACCTAAAACTGTGATGAAGTCATgttccttctgctttctctccaGCCAGGTGAATCATGAGTTACATGTTCTCTGCACCACAGAACAGcctggggaggcagagctgagcacatgGCTTGCCAGCATTCCAAATGCATTCCCAAAACACCTACAGATTGGTTAAGGTTCTCTCTGAACAGTAGGAGATAAGTGTTTGAATCCTTAGAGATGAGATGTACAACTGGGTTTTACATGTGCTAGATGAGTGCTCCAACAGCCCTTCTTAAAGGGCAGTATCTTCCCTCCTTTCggcttaaaaaaccccaaaacttcagGTCACTTTGTGCCTGAGTTTACTGAGTGGCTGTGCCTTCTGGGTGCCAAAAAACCTTTTGAGAAAAGACAGGGTAAAGGAATGCCAGTTTCTGATTCCTACGCTAGCTTAGACATTAAGACTGAGCAGCTCTTTGCTTTATAGCTCTCCTAAAATTCTCCAGATTCTTAACTATGTGGATCATCAAAAGCTGACATTACTGTGTAGTATCTGCTTGATGTTGCCAACATCTTAGTCCCTGCCAGTTCAAGGAGTGGGTGAGCCATATTTTCAAGGTCCTTTCTGTCTCCAGAAAGGGATCCAGAGTAAAACTGTTCCAAATAAATTTGATTGATACCAATGCTTTCAGTTGCATCAAGGATGAACAGCAGGTTCCAGTCTTTTGGTTGactggaattaaaataattcaacaaAACATAGTATATGTGAAGCATAAGTATGCTTTGAGTTGTTTACTTAAAGGTCACCAGCTTCCAAAATCGGGAGCAATCTAATTAACATAACTGTCCGACTTTGACTTCCTGGGCTTAATACCAGGTCCAGCCACATTTGTTTCTCATGCCATTCTGACCTGGCTTGAACTGGCACATCTGGATCTGTTGTGAGAAGCTGCAAGTTGCCTGGCACTGAGACCTCTCTGGAATTTTTCGTTTCAACTGAGTAGTCTTTCAGTCACTTTTTAGTACAACCTACAATGTTAGACACCTGTGAAATTTATGCTGCAACCTCTGAGCAGAGAACTGTGTGCCACCAGAGTCAGTGGCCTTTTGTGCATTAAGGGGATGGAGCAAAGGTTATCAAGACTTATTGAAAAGCCCACACTTTGAGCTCATATTTAGAGCAGACTTATATGAAACAATGCAGTGTGTCACAGGGGTACGCCAGACCAACCCATAGGAATGCAGTATCTTGGTTTGGTACTCTCCCTCCACAAGAAACTGCTTTTTTGGAGTGTATATGTGTACCAGATTTGTGAGTCTTTTGTAGAAGCCCCTAATTCAAAAAGGAAGAGTCAGTCTTAGATAAGTgaatgtatttaatatttttatttccatctgttCAGTGTGAGTGAGTTGTCCTGGCTGTTCCACCTAGTGTGGGGCATTTGGTTCTTAGTGGGATTGAAAGTTTTTCTTAAATCCTAAAAATGAAGCTGAATACCACTTATAAGTGGTAGAAAAAGGGAAAGTGAAGGCCTTTTTGTGGGGTGAGAAATGAGTAAGAAATAAGATGCATATGCTGCAAAATACACTCTATGCAAAATAGGCGTGTTGCATGAACTAGGTACTACAGTACATATGTAACTTGACTGTCTTTAATAGGAAAACCAGAAGTAAGGTATAGTATCTTAGTGAGGAAGAATAATCTTGAAAGCTCTAAAAATTCCACTTTGTAAAGCCTTCCCATCATCTTTGTGCCTGAGAGGGGTTACAGCTTGCATATTTTTACTTATTAGTTAAGCCTTTCATTACCACTTCAGGAATCTTTGGGCACAAGCTAGTTCCTGTTTCAGATCAGCTTTAATCAAAAGGAAATGAGACAGATACCTGGGATAGCAGAGTCCCACCTTGGAATCAGGGAGAGAGAGAACCAGATTGAGACTCTGCAATCATCAGAGCACTGGCCATGGCTCCATGCCCAGCCTtgtggcacagggcagctccctgAGACGTGACCCTCCACTCGTAGCTCAGGGCAGTGACTCTGTGTAATCTTTCCTGTCCCCATAAACAGATGGCACTGGCCTTGTGCCAGAGTGTGTGACCAGCCTCTACACCTGCCCTCACCACACTCCCTGTGGCTGTCTAGGGTTTGGGGGAGGAGTCGTCTGTGTGCCAGGCATCTGTGCAGGAGACACCTAAAGCTAAGCTCCTTTCCTGCACCACCACCTGAAGGGATCAGTACCAAGTTACCTCTCTTGGCCAGGCTAAGCACAGGCTGTTGGCTctggtgggagcaggaacagagcaggtGTGCTGTGGTTGCCTTGGGCAGGGGTTGGAGCATTCTCTCTCACCATGCAGAACTGAGCCATGCAGAGAAGGTGGTGTCTTGGAGGAACAGCCTGATTCCTCCAGACATCAGCATGTTACTGACCCAAAGTGGCAAAATTACTTTCCCCTCATCTTCAGGGAGAATTCATGTTTCATTACCAATCAAGAAAGTACTAGAATTAAATCAGCTATGAATTCTGTATAGACATATGCgtacacatatatgtatgtgtatacacacacccctccccacacacacccctttttctgaggaaaataaacTGTCAGCATCTTTTCTCCCACAGGTGCTACTGTGAAACATGGAGAGACCCTGTCATTTCTCTCACACTTCTCACTTGGGTCCATGCAAAATGCAGACTACTCTGTTGTCCCTTCTGTACCACTCTCCACTGCAGCCTTTTCTCCGCTGAGATCCTGCAAAAACTCATGTTTtattgtctctctccatctttttttctcaggaaaGAAGAGCCCAGACCTTGGGGAATATGATCCCCTCACTCAGGCTGACAGTGATGAAAGTGAAGATGACCTTGTACTCAACATCCAGAAGAATGGGGGGGTCAAGAATGGGAAGAGCCCCCCTGAAGAGATACAGGACGCTGATTCTGATGTGGAGGTTGGGATGACAAAGCAGCACACGTCAGAGAGCGCGCCCGAGGGTTATCCTGCAGAGACAGCTGGGAGTTTGGAGCAGAAGGCTGTTCCCTCCCTCATGCCATACCTGCGCACTGCCATCTTTTTGCTCACTGTGGTGATCTCGATGATTCTTGTGCTGGTGTGCGCATTTCTAATTCCCTGTCCCCCTAGAGACTTACATAACACCTGGAACCGCAACCTagggcagggagcaggtgaGAAAGCCCCAGGAGCGGCATCTGGCATGGGGGAggtggcagctcccaggctgggcaTCGGTGGGAGAGACCTATCTGGGAGAGCAGGTCAGAGCAGAGACCTTTCCTCGCCACTACAGATGTTCCAAAATCATAGACAGGTGGCTCAGTGTTGGAGCTGAGGCATGAGAAATCTGGCATCTGTAGATAACAGTGCcacaaaattttgtttctgccaacatcaaaaataattttgactcTTCTTCCATCCTGCCTTTTTGTTTGGATGTTGTGCTCTGTTCCAGATGGAGATGGCCCAGCCCACTTTAAAATACAATGCCTCCCTTTCTGCAGCCTGGACTTTACCAGTACCTCCATGCTGAAGTATGTGGTTGTGTTTGAGAGGAGagggattttttgtgttttctaacTAGCTTAACTAACCTTTTTCCATTGTCTTCTAGCCCTGCTTGAATCCATAAATCAACATTTGAGATCTTTTGTTATTCTGTATGGGTCACTGGTAACATTTCTAAAGTATCTCCCACTCTGGCTTTAGCAATAAAGTAACACTGttttgtgaaataatttctgccGGGTCTAGATATGTCTCTCCCTCCTTGCTTTCTGCCCCGGCTTCCCAATCTAAGCTTTTCATATGATATGTGGCTCCACATCACCTCAAAAATTGAAGTGGGAAACATGAATCTTTTTCTGTTAGCGcctccatttttcctttctctaatTCAAATGCtacatttcttcctttccatgCAATGAAAAATCTTGCCATGATGTGAGCTGCCTGCCCTTGGTGGCTCCTTAGCAGACTTTGTGAGGCTTGTCTACCCCCAAGTCTCATTTCTGGGCCAACCCCCCTCTCCCAGTGTGAAAAATGAGCTGGGTGGCCTTTTTGATATGTAGTGGCTCTCTGTAATTGTTGCAGGTGGTGTATTATCCCCACTGGAACTGTGTGATGTGAATGGTGATGGCCTCCCTGACATCCTCATTGTCTTCACTGCCTTGATGAATGCCAGTGTCATGGGTAAGTACTGCAGGTCATTTACATTCCTCTTGATGTGTCAGTATGGACCTGTTACACACAGGAAGAGTTTCTGCCACTGCAAATGCACTGCATTCCTCTTTTCAGAGTTCCTTAAAATTGCTGGTGTATTGTGCCTGTGGTTGGTCATGCTTAAAATTTTCATTACAAGCCTGTGCTCGTATACCTTTTGGCCAGCATCATCTGTTTGCCCTTACCTCATCTTGGGGCAACTGTCTCTTTGTCCTGCATTTGTGCACACTTCACTTTGTTTGTAGAAACCTTCAAACCCTCACTTTGCTGGCTTTTTCTCCAGGTCACTCCATAAACTTGCCAGGCTCCAAATCGCTGTTAGTTCACAAATAATAGACTGATGATGAGGAAGCTACTATTCCTGGCTGTTTAGCAGGTATTGCCCTGCTTTCTCCTCCTTGCCCCTTCTTTGTTAGTCCTCACACCCTTCAGGTAACATAGGAGAATCTGCTGATACTGGCCACCATTACACAGGGGCTGCCAAATCCAGTGTCATCCTATTACACTGGACTTTTGAAATCCTAGAGGttcccagctgcctgctgtaCTGCTCCTGCCTATCCTGGCATCACCTGGTACCAGGTTAATCTGTTCCATCTCAGAAATGTATTCAGGGAGCAGGATACATTGCacaacctgaaaaaaaatcttggacCAAAATGCCTTGGCTCTTCAAAGaggcaataaaaatattagagGATAGGGAAGAGGCCTTTCTCCATGGCCCAAGCAAGGCCCTTGACAGTAAGTCCTATGAAAAGAAACCTATGAGAAAACTGTAAagtaacttaaaaaataatgagagAGGAAGATACAGTTGACAAAAAGGCTGTATTCAGTTTATATGGGTTGTCCTTGTACTCTGTTTTGTTGCCATtgtattgcttttattttttatccctGCTATACATATAGGCAGCATGCTCTGAATGAAACTAGTCATACCTAGTTGCATCCTAGGCTGTAGCTGTGCTGGAAGACAAAAAACAGACACTAAAACAGGTGTAAGCAGATCACAATCCACAATGCACATAGCTGGATATCAGCCCAACTGGAGCTTGTGCTTGGACCATTCACACAATGCCAAATAGAGATAAGCTTGGAATAGGCACCCAGAGGAGTAATCTGGGACATTGTTAACTGTTCCTCCAGCTTGTACACTCAACAGCTGTAGCTGCATTCAGGAGTTAATTCTTCTTGGTCCCTATAAGTGTAACAAAAATAACTTGATCTGGGGCAGCCTCTTAGCATAAGCCACATAATTATCAGCTTGAGAAGAGAGTAAGTTTGATCTAGAGACTGGACTTAGCCTTGTGTTTAGCCAGTGGCCTATATATGCCCTTTGTGTCATCAGGTCACATGTTGTATGTGTTGCCAGTAAGACAGAAGTTGACTGGGTCTGTTGTTCTTTTGAAATATGTGGGAGCACATCTTAAATTATGGTATGCCCATACTAGGTGGAGAGTAATTACAATAACCACACTTATGTCTGTGCTAAAAGTTGATCACATTTGGAATCAGAGCCAACAGTCAATTGAAACAGCATAGACTACTTTGTTTCACAATTATTTTGTTCTAACTGGTGAATTGGAAAAAGAATGCCAAGTTCCACCAATTGGTTGTATTCAGTCTGTTTCTCACAATAATGAAGCTcctttggaaaacaaaggagaaagcTCTCAGACCACCAATCACTTTCTATTGCTCCAGAATTACAAACAAGCCTGCAGTTTTATATGAGGTGACATCTGCTTTAGGAGTCACTTAAGGTTTCCCCTTAGTACTAGCTGTTGTGTTGAGGGAAAGGGGATCAGAAGAACCAGTCTGATTTGACAGCAGTAAATTTCACAGGAGGAAGTCAGCACAACTGAGCACATTGTCCCCAGGAACTTATTTCTCTCTGCCCAGCTGACCACATTTCTTTCTATGAGgtccaacctcagtgattttCTGGGCTGTTGAATTTCAGCCCAACTTGTTTGGAGATCACTGCTAGgttctgcagcagagaaatccAGCCATGAGGTAACATTTGATCTTTGCTTTCAGGCAGCGTGGATTTGTGTCTTGAACCACTCATCTCCAGGAGCTAGAGTTGGATCTTCAGCACAAGGACCTAAGGCAATGTGTTCATAGTAATCCCTCTGACACCAAGGGAATACattctctcttttcctgcctCTTCTAGGTGTTTCTAGACCCTCTGTAACTGTGGTGGCACTTTCTGGTATGAATGGCAGCACCTTGTGGTCCATCCAGCTTCCAGAGGAGACACAAAGTGTGCAGTGCAATGGGCTGTCActgggggcagctgcagggcctGTCTGCCTTGTTACAGGAACATCAAAATTCCTCAGCCTTCTCAGTGCCTCCACAGGTAAAGTCAACTATGAGCATATTAGAAATATGctactgcttttttattttctttaaaggacTAATAAGCATGGATTATTTGGTTCTGGCACATCATGGTGGCTATTACTTCATCACACACAGAAAGGAGTCAAAACACTAACGGGAAtaagaaaatccaaaacatttCATATCTGTGGCAGCATCTTCATCTTACATCTTAGAATATTTTGAAGTGTTAATCTTACCCTGTAGCATCCCCATGTCATAAAGAATATGTAAAGTCTGTTCTCATTAGCATTGAGCTGCTGGTACAACTCAGGACCTACCTAACAGCACTGCAAAGCTGAACAACATTCCTGGAGAAGTTACATAAGGATTTACATGACATCCAGGAAACCTTGCAGAGAAATGAGGCCCACAATTGAATTGATTAGATGTGAATAAATACTGTGTTTTTAATCACTTGATCATGTGCACCTTCATTCTCTGATTGCTGTTTGTTCTACCACATTAATTCATTGGCAGAAATAGCCATAGGTAGGTATAGGATTGTTTTTGGAATCCACCAAAACATACCTTGAAGGTGGGTAACTATGGGATGAAAGTGTGTGTTAATATTAGAGTTCATCCAAGGACAACAGTTTCACCACAGATGCTGGCTCAGCAACAGACATCTCCTATCTCTCCTGACTGACAGGTGCTATGCCATTTATCAGCTGCGAAGTACCATTAAGTTCCCCTCCCTGCAAGGATTTCTACAGTCTGGCCCTGGTATTCCCACTCCACTCCACCATTTCTTCCATCCCCCTTAGCAGGTGCTATAGTTGCAGACTGTGGATGTGGGGAGTCGTGGTGGAATAGGTTTCAGGCATGCCAATCACATTCCATCCAGGGAGCAACAACTGTATTTTACCCTGTGATTTCCATACCGTTAGAACTTCTGTTACACCATCTATCTTCCTacttttcaaatgcttttagGAACCAGGTTACTTGCACAGTGTTTTCATGGTCAGGACATTGAGCTGCCTCCTTTACTAGCAGGAGTAATGTAGAAATTTGGCCCTTGGTTTACTTTGTCTTTAAGGGGCAAACCTTATCctacagaacagcagaaaaacatttttaaagattgAAAAACCAGAAGTGTTGGCAAAAGAATGATGAAAAAGTAGCATCAAATTtaattgttgcttttttttatgtttatttgcAAGTCTGGTTTTACTGTGTTCCCAGCTGGGTCCACGCTGGACTGCTGAACCATTTGACATCATGTCTGTTAACATGCTTTCACCCTAAGGTGGAATGAGCATGTCATGCTGGAGTGGTAATTTGCTGCTGGGAATTTAACTGAGACACAGATTTGCACTCTGAATATCAGAACTGTCCATCTGTTTCCTTTCCTCACATCCACCTAGCCTTTAATGCTGGCTGAGGCAAACAACTGTTATCCTGCAGGGCAGCATTCTCATTTAGGTTCTCCTTCGTAAAGTGAACCTTAAATATTCTCTGctatttcagaaattgtttAGGGCTCAGGTCTTTTAAAGAGATGCTAAGAAagaagcacagcaggaattgAGGCTTGACTCAAAGGCAATCTGAAGAAATGCCGGGAGAAGAATTTTGCTTCCCACTGCAGTTTATCTCAGTTTATAGATGTGTCTTTCCCCTTCACACAGAATGGGAGATATAATCTCTCTTGCTCCCTTTTCAAGAAGATTTTGTGGAACCCTCTAGGGATGCCCTCTGGTTCCTAAGTACAAGTCTGTTTTATCCTGTCCTTTCCACAGGCAAGACCATCTGGACACTGAACTCCATTCACCTTTCAAGTGGGTTCCTGGCTGCACCAGCTGCAACTCTTCCAGATGTAGACGGAGATGGGATTAGGGATATTGTTGTTATGGCTCTCAAAGAGAAACAGGTACAGCATATCCCTATTCAAGGTTTGGAAGGACCTTTACTATTTGTGTAGAGGAAAAATAGACTGATGTGGAGGGACTGTAACTGGAGCTGCAAGAGCCCCTAATTTTCATTCCCTTGGATTTTGCTGAAGAGCACCCTTTTTCTTCCAGTAGGTCAGAGCAGTGAGATCAAACAATAATGACACTACCTGCATTCTTGACAGTTGGGAATGAACAGAAGGGTCATTATTTGTACCTGAGTGAGACTTGAGAATTATCTGTTTCTGTTCAGTGAATGTGTGTTTTGAAGTGAGTGCAGCAGTGTAGGGGTGGATCTCTTGAGAAAGGAGCATTTAGCTTatccaaaagaaataaatacttgtGTGACTAATTCAGATGCAGATTTCCTTTATGCTCATCCCTCCCCACAATTCTAACATCGATGTTGTTAGAGGAGCTCAGAATTTTGAAGCCCCTTTCATATTTGATGCATTTGTGTCAAGAGAAAAACATGGATGTAAGATGCCCAGGAAGCCAGACTGAgcaaagagaaagcaaacactATCTAGATCTTGCTGAGGGGGAAATGATCAATGCAGCTTCATGTTGTGGGGGTGGGAGAAGATTCTGAGTGCAGAGGTGCTTGAAAGCACTGATAAAAATCTCTACTTCTCTCTCCTTGCAGCCTGATCTGTTTTTCGTCTTGGTATCAGGAAAGAATGGAACTGCTTTGGGTGGGCCTGTCAAGTACAGCACCAATGGAGAAGGGAAAGTGATTGGCCCCCAAGTCCATGTCACCAGCCGGGGAGCCATCTACatcctgtttggttttggtaAGACGCACCTTGCCTTGCAGCATTTCACCTTCCagagcaaacattttttttaccTAAAATGGACCAGAATGTCCCTGTGATACTTCTGCCATGCCTTCTGTAAAAGCTAGGAGGGCAAAAGCACTTCTCACTACCATGGTGTGGAAAAGTACAGGAGCACCAATACCTACCAGTCTCAAATACTTTGGAGTTTCCCAAAGGCACATTGTGCCAGGGAAGTTCCAGTTCTGGGCATTTCATTGCCTTCTACCACAACTGCAGTGGTTCCAACCATCCTCTTTTCTACTGGGTTATCTTTTGCAGTCAGGATTCTTCATCTTTACTCTTCCTGGCAGGTAATGTTCAAGCAGTTGCCCTGAGGGATATCTTTACCCAAGCCAGAAACCGGGACAACTTTCCTGcaatgctgcagcaggaggaaccAGAGTGGGAAAAGCGCAGATCTGTCAACCTGTCAGAGCTCATTGACATTTACAGGTAGAAGATGGACTTGTCATCTTGCTGCTtctgggagaggaaaggaagagtaGGCACTTATTAGTGCTCCTAGAGGTTGTTGCTTCTACTTCAATGCTGTCCTTCTCATTGTCCAGTTGATAACTGGGGAATACTGTGGGGAACCCATAATTTCCTCCCTGTTCTCTGGTTGTCCTAGCCAAAGAAGTGCAGAGTACAATAAAAGGGAGTCCTTAGCTTCTCCTGCACCTTTCTTCAGCTCTGTATGCAttgcagaaggggaaaaaaagaggcattCCCTGCTAATGGAATCTGTTTGGGAAGCTCAGTCCATGTGGGCCTCGATAGGAATAAAGTGGGAGAGCAAATGTGAACTCAAGAACTTCATGCATTTTATAGCAAATCGTGATATTTAGAAGACCCCACATTTGAATTTAGCTCACTTTGCTGAGGAACCCACATCACTGGGGAAAAGATGGACTTCTCCAAGTATAGTTCACATCTTTTGTAGGAATTGCCATGTGGACAGCCAGCTGGTGCTGAGATGTGCAGATACAAGCCTTGATctcctctgttttccttttgtcccAGTGGGGGTGTTGACTTTCTGCAGACAGTGAAGACACCTGACACAAACTGCAGCAACCTGCTCATCACAACCAAAGAGAGCTTGATcctgctgaggggacaggacCTGGAGCACCGCTGgaccctggagctgcagaataTCAGCAGGTTACTTGCTGGGAAcatttttctctgctatttCTTCCTGTACCATTTCCCGACTTTCAGTTCTAAACACATGTTCCTTAGAAATTCCTTAGAAAGCAATTGACAGTAATTCTTCAAATCTAAAGAGGAATCTAAGAACTGGAGGTGTGTATTGTTGAGCCAAgtgaggagggcagggggagcaaGGAACAGAAGACTGGAAACTTGAGCTGTGTGCTTGTCAGTGATCACAAATAAGGGGCTTGATTCAGGTAGCAAACACTGAAGTCATAGGATGATGTGGCATTGGAATTAAGTGGATTACTGATGTGTGATTCAGCCCACATTCTGTCCAGGGCTTCAGTGGAGAGGATCAGTTACATTAGTGATGTTAAGAATTTAGAGTAGGTGAATGAGTATGACCCAGAGATCTTAATGTTCCTTGAAAGTAGAAAATGAGCATTCTGATGACAGTCAGTACACCATCTATACTAAATGTACACCTTAAAATAATACTGCTCATCCTCGAATTTCACGTATGGAAATTAAGTAATTTTCCAGATCTTGTGTGTTGGTAATAACCAGCAATTTTAGCTTGCCCagtattaaatatttgcaaagggCAGTTGGGCACAATTGAGGGAAGTTATGTGGGAAACAATTGCTTGCTCTAGTATtgagaataaagaaaacagcTCTCAGCTCTGTCACCCAACTGTCAAGAGCGTAAATGGGAAGAAGGCACTGGAActtcattaag
This genomic interval from Catharus ustulatus isolate bCatUst1 chromosome 4, bCatUst1.pri.v2, whole genome shotgun sequence contains the following:
- the FAM234B gene encoding protein FAM234B isoform X1 → MATVLSRALKLPGKKSPDLGEYDPLTQADSDESEDDLVLNIQKNGGVKNGKSPPEEIQDADSDVEVGMTKQHTSESAPEGYPAETAGSLEQKAVPSLMPYLRTAIFLLTVVISMILVLVCAFLIPCPPRDLHNTWNRNLGQGAGGVLSPLELCDVNGDGLPDILIVFTALMNASVMGVSRPSVTVVALSGMNGSTLWSIQLPEETQSVQCNGLSLGAAAGPVCLVTGTSKFLSLLSASTGKTIWTLNSIHLSSGFLAAPAATLPDVDGDGIRDIVVMALKEKQPDLFFVLVSGKNGTALGGPVKYSTNGEGKVIGPQVHVTSRGAIYILFGFGNVQAVALRDIFTQARNRDNFPAMLQQEEPEWEKRRSVNLSELIDIYSGGVDFLQTVKTPDTNCSNLLITTKESLILLRGQDLEHRWTLELQNISSQPVPGYFGADQILDFMLQAQTGEGNKKVVVVDGKSGLPVWNQELPWQKQQLDALSVMTLDKKSVFLFWADETQPVLQSLQPGPRPERPGLHHLYLLHPVFPTVLLDLTNATDKVIASAVGINDLQKDAFHITVTTTATSENQPGFLSVSKLGLKWAMMSQGRMVWLKDSSTPKISRGEVRRFLARMKFADFPQKL
- the FAM234B gene encoding protein FAM234B isoform X2 gives rise to the protein MTKQHTSESAPEGYPAETAGSLEQKAVPSLMPYLRTAIFLLTVVISMILVLVCAFLIPCPPRDLHNTWNRNLGQGAGGVLSPLELCDVNGDGLPDILIVFTALMNASVMGVSRPSVTVVALSGMNGSTLWSIQLPEETQSVQCNGLSLGAAAGPVCLVTGTSKFLSLLSASTGKTIWTLNSIHLSSGFLAAPAATLPDVDGDGIRDIVVMALKEKQPDLFFVLVSGKNGTALGGPVKYSTNGEGKVIGPQVHVTSRGAIYILFGFGNVQAVALRDIFTQARNRDNFPAMLQQEEPEWEKRRSVNLSELIDIYSGGVDFLQTVKTPDTNCSNLLITTKESLILLRGQDLEHRWTLELQNISSQPVPGYFGADQILDFMLQAQTGEGNKKVVVVDGKSGLPVWNQELPWQKQQLDALSVMTLDKKSVFLFWADETQPVLQSLQPGPRPERPGLHHLYLLHPVFPTVLLDLTNATDKVIASAVGINDLQKDAFHITVTTTATSENQPGFLSVSKLGLKWAMMSQGRMVWLKDSSTPKISRGEVRRFLARMKFADFPQKL